Sequence from the Salvelinus alpinus chromosome 35, SLU_Salpinus.1, whole genome shotgun sequence genome:
AATGTTCACTAAGCCGCAAGAAGACGCGTTTGGCCATGTGACCGTATGAGTTGTCCGTTCTTGGCTCTCTGTGGAGTGTAATGCATACTTAATGTGGACAGGGAGGGCACGGGACTCAGTCAATGATTATTTAATGGCTCTAGCTGCTGCCTAGCAGACCAGGATGTTGAGTGTCAACGTAGGGAAGCATTAGGGGAGATGAAGGGAAGATCGTATTTAAGTCACATCCACAGGGGGAATGCAGTGCTGTTGATCTcttcaatatacacacacacacacacacacacacacacacacacacacacacacacacacacacacacacacacacacacacacacacacacacacacacacacacacacacacacacacacactttttaatTGGCTCAACTGCCACTACGCCATCCTATTCAAACCATGTCAAAGCTGATATCAGATCACATGGGGATGTTAGTAAATGACCGAAGATCAGTTATTATCTGAAAGTATCCATTTATCGCACAAAATAATTGTCTATTTGACACCGGCATTATAAAAAATTCCCTATGGCGTTATCTTTCTCCTACTCTTCGATGCTATGTGTGTTCTAGGTTAGCATGGCCGCTGTGCTGCTCCCTGGCAATGTGCCAAGATCTCATGTGGGCCTTGTCAGTGTCACACTCACACTGTCATCTATTTGACATGTGAGGGCGGTGTGCAGTCTGTCATGCTCTCACTGTGACACGTCGCTGTGCCTTTTGAGTCAGTGGAGCCGAGAGCTGTGTAAATCTCCATCCGTAGCCAGCCCTGACATGTAGCCTCTGTGGACACTGGAAGCCtcgcttctccttcttcttccctTCTCCCACACTCCCTCCTTCTCACTCCCCATACTTCAGATTTCCACAAGGCTAAAACCCCGAGACAGTCTACACGCAGTTACCTCTACTGCTAGCCCTTGAAGCTTTGCCTCGACAGAAGTTAATAATATGCCCTTGCCTTACTGGAGTTAAAGTACTGTTATTAAATGTTAATTACGTTGAACCGAAATGCACACTCACTGTAGCAGATAAGACGTGGGAACTCATGTTGTTAGTGCTGGGGCCCTCTGGTCTGCTGTGGCACGGTGCGATGGTGCTTCTTGAGCCTACTTCTCTCAAATAAAAGCACAGCTGTGCGCTTTGCGATAAATCTAAGCGTTTGCCTCCAATGTTGCCCCAGTATTCCCCTAACGTAATCGGATAACTGAAAAAATAACCAGTCGTTTTTGTTGCAtcaagtacccccccccccccccccaagaagcTGATCCTTCATGGGGGTTTATTCAATAAAGCCAAAAGATATAGTCGCTTATgtgcaaagagagagaagcatgtgtgtcccaaatggcactctattgccTATTTAGTGCCCTATTTCcctacagggctctggtcataaagtagtgcactatgcaggaaATAAGATGCTATTTGAGACGCAGAGGCAGTCATAGAGGTGGTGGCGTAATGCCACCTTTATAATCCCTCTTTGAATGGCTCAGGGGGTGGGGACGCTTACCATATCAAAGTTTATTGTGCAGTTTATTGAAACCGGCGCGTGATGCGATTAACGTGGTAAAGTGTCAGTCCAGGGGTTACAGCCGAACCTTGCATAACGCTGCCTCTCTGGCGCTCTGTGCAAAGTATAGTAATTCAATGTATATCTGAGGGATAGTGGAATTTCCCTGTTGAAAAGAAACACTGCTTCACACACCCACATTTTGTGGCATTTGATATTTTAAAGCACAGTCAACATCAGAGTGAAGAGGCATTTGTGTTTTATTTAAAAGTACTTAAAATACTATTTACCATAGATTTGCTTTTGGAAGAAGTacagttttttttattgaaaCAGATTAAAACACAAGGGACTCCATTTTTGTGTCCATAGCAAAACAACATTCAAATGTTGGTCAACATCTAACAATGTAACAGGGCTCTGCCTATCATCTGCAAGGGTGTTGTATTCAAAGAGACAATAGAAGATTCTCAAATAAGtgggacaggaagagagagaatgcTCCCGCAGGTGGCTTTCACTTGTCCAGTCATTTCCAATCAGTGTTTGCCTCAAGGAAGGGAGAAATGAAGGACGCACTTTTGAAATATTTGAACAGGGcctcaacgagagagagagagagttctctctTGATCCCAATTTTGTTATCTTGCCTCTCTAACCCTCCTGATTTGGTTCTCCCGTAGCGGCGAAGAAGTCCCAATGGCTGGAGAAAGAGGAAAAGGCTCGGCAGCTGAGGGAGAGCCAGCTGGACGAGCGGCGCAGGAAGCTGGAGGAGCAGCGGATCAAGACAGAGAAGCGTCGCGCTGCCCTGGAGGAGAGGCAGAAACAGCAACTAGAGAAGAACAAGGTGGGTTGTGAGGGAGAAGGGTGAAGTACCCTTAGACGCTAATCTTAGGTCAGGTTAGTATTGGGGGTTAGTAGGTCAGGTTAGTATTGGGGGAGGtgcagctgatcctagatctgtacctaggggaaacttcaccccagaaCGGGTGGTAACACTCCTCACAGCAAGCCAATATTAGAGCCCTGATGATCGTGGGTTCAATCCCCACGTCCACCTTTCCTGCTTTCCCTTCTACTAACCTGTCTCCCCCATCTATTTCCACACTGTCTCAATGAAGGTCAGAAAAATACTAAAGGAGTGGTGGAATTCCACCCGCCTTAACCATACAAGAGAATAAGGTGGGTGGGTAGCAAGAAGAGAATGAGTCAGAGAATCATTAATTAGTGCTAACCTAGTATTTCTCCATCTTTGGTATGAAGGAGCGGTATGAGGCTGCCCTCCAGCGGTCCACTAAGAAGACCTGGGCTGAGATCCGTCAGCAGAGATTGTCCTGGGCCGGAGGCCTCAGCCACAACTCCAGCCAGAGAGAAAGTGAGTACCTACCGCTGAAACAGGAACCCAGAACCCACCGAGCCAGACACTGCCGAAGCCTCTCCTTCCTTCAAAGACAACTGCCTCACCAATACACATTTGACACTATCTTGCGACTGTTGTTGGCTTGGATCATTTCTTTTCACATGGTCCTTCCCAGCACAGTTCCAGCGACTATGGTGGATGCGTTACCAGGCCAGTGCAGTACGGCTCGTTTTGGCTCGCTTCAGTAGTGTGAAAAAGGGTACTACTGTGCAGACATTCATATTCTACCGAGCCATATTTTCACAGGCTTACGGTTGTTTTGCACTTCAAGTAAACCATAAATTAGGTCACTCACTTTACACTATATAGTCAGTTAGTGACAGTCAAACTTGAATTCCAGTCACCTTCAACCCTATTAAGCAGAGGTGGTTCTCTGTGATTCGGCCTGGCATCAATCAGCCTACACGGCTGAACCGCTCCTCTCAACCTCATCACAGATACGTAGTTATCTCTAATTAAATCACTCTGagatgtctcacacacacacacacacacacacacacacacacacacacacacacacacacacacgacaggtgGGTTGATGTCCCTATCAGCTCTTGCTGGGATGTGCTACACTACAGCAGTCTAATTTCCCTGTAGACGGAGGGAACATTGGCTTCATTCCGTGAGGAAATAGCTGGGTAATGACAAGGCTGAGGTGAATATGAGATGTCCAGGCATGGTTGAGGTgtatatgtgtggtgtgtgtggggggggggggggggctgtgatgGTGTCAGATATGTAGTGATGCCCTGCGAGTCACAAACAATTCTGACCAATGTTTTCCCGGTCTGCGTTTGTGCGACATACTCAAAAGTCATGTTTCTGTAGGGTCTCTGGTGATTCAACAGTgtaccatttaaaaaatatatatatattttatattattcatATTTTATTGAAAGGAATGAAGGGGAGAGAGCTAGAATGAATATAAGTAGCGTGAAGGGTTCGACTGGGATTCGAACCCACGTTAGCAGggttacatactgtatgtgcacaACCAACCTCAGGCACATAGTGTAGGCTACTGCGTGACTGGATGTTTCATTCAGGGTCGTTAGCCCCTAGATACAGATAAAGTATTGGTTCTTCAATGTGTATGCTGGTACTTTAGAGCCTGCAGTAAGCGGGGCTTTATCAGTCATCAACACACATCAGAATAGTGGTTCATTCATGTTTCGCTAGCATTGATTCACGTAGCCAAATACCCCTTCAAGTCAAATGGAGTCGGTAACAGCAATGCACTTGGTAAGAGGTGTATGAAGCAGGgatgtctctctctttcgctctctctctctctcttcctgctcttCTCCACCTTTGCCAACTCTTATGGTCACACTGAACATAGACGTTGGCAAGACAGCCAAAcaaatctgggaccagactacgtACTATATGAGCCATGAGTAATGGCAAATGTTGACCGCCAAAtcaacctgcccccccccccccagcctcctcTTTCAGACCCAGTGCTGTCGAAGACCGAAAGGTAGGAAAAAAAAGAGGGAAAGACTGAACCGTGACAAGCGTTAACAAACAGGATACAGTGGACTACTGAGGATCCAATAGAGTTATTTAAGAAGAGGCAGCAGAGTGCTCTATTGGCCTGCAGAAAAAAGACCTCTCCCTGCCCATCTCCAACAACAACAGACCCATATCTGACAAGGGACAtttaggacagagacagagacatccaATTCCCCCATTAACATTAGACTGTACTGTCATATGTCTAGTGGCATTTAATGAAGGGCACAATGTTCACTCGATTAGTCTCCATTAAAGGGTCTGGGGGGATGGTGTTTAATCAGTGGGTTGTCTCAGTAGTTCCCTCCACTAGGTGTCAGTTGTGTTACATGTGTGTCAGTTGTGTTACATGCGTGTCAGTTGTGTTGACTGACATTGGTATTTGTTTGTGTAGTACAACATGTTGTGGTAACAAAACTGTTACTACACTGTTACTACTTTGTGTACGGCAGGGCTCAGGTTGGCACAAAGATGGGACGTGTACTCTTTTACATTCTAGTCATGTCATCGCAGGTTAGACATATGTGTTCACAGGCCATTGATAGTCAGTCGTTTTCAGTGTTTTGGTGTCACTCTTTCACAAACAGTCAAGTGTATCCATTTTGAATATCAACACCTAACTGAATGACGCACGACCCAGTAGACTCAACACAATATttctttaaatatatttttttagtgCGTAGAAAAAGCTGCGTTATTTCCCTCTACCATCAATTGTCTGTTTTCAGATTGTAATCGATTTTTGGTGGAGGCTCCTCGAAGTATACTTTGACATGACACATTGACAGTTAGAATTTCTATTCTGTTTCCCGTCATCGCCATGCGGAAAGGAATGTAAAATAACACTGTCAGATGAGAAACGTTCAACACAgagattttattattttgtttcttTATTGAATCAGAAATAGTTGCCCTCTGGAAATACACCGTTTTGGTATTTGGATGTTTGCtgtatgtatgcgtgtgtggGGGGATTGATATCACCGTGACACACCCTGGAGGCCTCCCTCCCCTGTGTGAAACAGTGTGACCCACCATCTCTGTGGACTACTCTCTTGGCTTCGCAGGCAGATGCTCGGTGTCGGCGGTCAACCTGCCCAAACACGTGGACTCGGTTATAAACAAGAGACTCTCCAAGTCCTCCGCCACCCTCTGGAACTCCCCCAACAGAAGTAAGACACGTCAGGCCCCCTTTTCCGGGAACGCCCACTTTTCATATCCGTTCCCTCACATGATTTCATTTTTTTCTCCACGGTTTTTTTTCTCCCCACTGTCTCCAATCCAATCGCTTGTCTGTGTTCGATGGTTGATTACCGAATCATTTTCACCTAACAAATTCAAATCCAcccttgttttttttcttctgtggtTCATGGGTTAtggtttttctccctccctctgcattTTGTTCAGTCCCTGTATTTATATACTTCATACTTTGGTGTGAATATATGGGTTCATTTACGCTGTCTTCATATTTTTTGTCCCACATTTTTGGTGTTCTTGGTTTATTCATTTGCTGGTGATGGTCATTTCGTGCTCTTTGGTTTGTGTGTCAGTCGATGTTTTTTCACTCACTGAAAAGTCTTGGTCAATGTCTTGAATGGTGACGGTGATGTCTTGAATGGTGACGGTGATGTCTTGAATGGTGACGGTGTTGTCTTGAATGGTGACGGTGATGTCTTGAATGGTGACGGTGATGTCTTGAATGGTGACGGTGATGTCTTgaatggtgatggtgatgatgatgatgaatgtgtTTTCAGGCCTATGCTATCCCGAAGTAAATACACTGTACTTTGCGGAACAGTGTTTCAGTGCACCTAGAACACCACTGCAGGTGCAGGGTTCTTTCAGAAGTGCCTGTCTAAATAGGTCACATAGGAACTTTAGTGTTTAAAATTAAAAAGTCGGCCACTAAAGGATGAGTCAGCGTTTTAAGAGAAAATTCTGAAAACTCCACAGGAACACCTGTGATGGTTGAAAATAGATTAAGGTGACTCTGCTGAAAGCGTaaccctctccctcttttcctctccttctctccctctctccacctaccCTATCTTTCACTCTcgcctctctcgtctctctcgtcGTCCTATCTctcgtctcttcctctctgtctctgctcctcttctttctcctctacCCCCTGTTCTTTTGTCTCACTCATTGTCTATCAAAagctcactctcctctcttttttatttcagtctctctctcgcacactttctctctctctctatttccctctctgcTGGTTAACCTTATTGTCCTTCAGGGCAGGTTTAATAGGGAAGTGGGACGTGATTTAGTGTACCGTATAAAAGACCCAGAGCAAACCTCTGCGGTGGACTTCTTtcgtctctctcttccctctcctctctcctccctcgtcTTTCAATGTCAATGTTCTGAACTGCTGCCTCCATAGCCAGAGGGGTTTTTGCTAATTCTGGCAGTGCTTACTTTATACTGCTCTGGTATATAGGTTGTGATCTTCCTCCCTCTCATGTTATTATGCGTCTGGAAGTTTTCCAGGTCTAATATGGAACCCACCATTTCCTCATAGAGCATAAGAATGGGGCGTAGGCCTGGGTTGGTTTGAGGCTTTATTTGGTATGAATGTTTACTAGAGACATAAGGGTTTATGCGGGTGAGATATTGTCTTATTTGATCTGTCATTATAATATATAACGTAGGAAAGCTAACTGAGCAAAGCTTAGCTCGTTGTCGATATTCCATATAAAAAAAACGAGAAGCAAAAGGCCTTTCTGTGACACTGTGATGACAATGCGATATTGGATCATTATATTTGAGTCATTTACTAAAATGGGGTTGCAATAGTTATCGAACAGTTAGTCGGTATAAGGTGCATATTAAAACTGTTTGAACACTGACGTCGTCTGACGTAGCGAGACAGAAGTGGGGATATTCACAGTGGCTCTAAGAGGCAAACCGGCTTTGAAAATGAAGCTGGTTTGCCCAACCTGTTAGTGATCCCTTCGCGCGCCAATTcctttagcgggatcgatttgacaacatccattgaagttgcagagcgccaaattcaaactacagaaatatcaATATTCAAGATAACCGAAAatataagtgtaatacatcaaaataaagcttaacttcttgttaatccagtcgcagtgtcagatttcaaaaaggctttacggcaaaagtagaccatgcgattatctgaggacagtgccccgTATACAAATACATGAAAAAAAAATTCAACAAGGCAGGTGGCgatacaaaagtcagaaataacgatataattcatgccttacctttgaagatctttttctgttggcactccaaaatgttccagaaacatcacaaatggtccttatgttcgataatgtccttcttgatatccccaaaatgtcaatttatttggcgcgtttgattcagaaatacaccggttccaacactgcccaacatgactacaaagtatctaataagttacctgtaaacttggtccaaacatttcaaacaatgttcctaatccaacctaaggtatcctaaaacgtaaataatcaatacaatttaagacgggatatactgtgttcaataccggataaaaacaacgtgaagcgcGTTCCAGTTCACGCGCACCAAACAGTAGAGTCCACTTTGCTTGACACTTACAAAGAACTGACCTACTTCTTCAtatctcaaaagaaaaacatcaaccaatttctaaagactgttgacatctagtgaaagccataggaactgcaaccaggttcctatTTAATAGGGCTATTCAATAGAAAACCAATGGGAAATACTATGACCTCAATTTTATTttcccctggatggtttgtcctcggggttttgcctgccaaatcagttctgttatactcaaagacattattttaacagttctagaaactttagagtgttttctatccacatctaccaattatatgcatatcctagcttctgggcctgaggaacaggcagtttactttgggcacgcttttcgtccggacgtgaaaatactgccccctatccctaagaagttgaTGTCATCTGACGTAGCGAGACAGAAGTGGAGATATTCACGGTGGCTCTAAGAGGCAAAAAATGAAGCTGAAAATGAAGCTGGTTTGCCCCTTAAGGCCAGCATAGGACTTTGAATATATGTGATAAAATTGGTCGTGTTTGTCCCCTCCCGCAGCCCGTAGCCTCCAGCTGAGCCCGTGGGAGAGCAGCATTGTGGACCGACTGATGACGCCCACCCTGTCCTTTCTGGCCCGAAGCCGCAGCGTCGCCAGCGTGCTCAGCAACGGTAAAGGCCGTAAGTAGTTATCACACTCCCACTGTGATAGATGAGACCTGCTATTGGCGGGGTTGTTTATCATTTAGAACATCATTCGTCCAACCACCCCTCTTGGCCCCCAGCACTTCCATGTATTTGATAATTTGTTCCAGTCAGAGCTAGCACATCTGATTccacttgtcaactaatcatcaaacccttgaatgagcttATGAACTACAATAATTCTGGAAATGACACAATTGTGAAACGTTTGAGGGGCACCGGCGAGAGGTTTGAGAAACACTGATGTAGGGTATGTGAAGTGATGTGTGGCAATGAATAGCTTTGTTGCATGTGCTCTGCTTGTGTTTTTAGAGATGGGTGTCGTATTTATTtgtcttccttccttctctcgaTCTCTCGCCTGCTCTCTATGTGCCTCTCCTTCCCGTCCCCTCCAGAGTCGCCCCTATGCCCTCGTTCGGCCTCGGCCAGCCCGCTGACGCTGTGTGCCCACCGGCCTCACCACCGCTGCTCCGACCGCTGGAGGGTGACGTCCAGCACGCCCGACATCACCCAGCGCCGACGCGACTCCACGCCGGTACGTCAACCATCCTTTTTTCTTTCCTTTCGTATTTTTCAATTTCATTGACtggatagagaggagagtagatagAGAGATACAAATCGAAAGAGGGTCATAGACAGTGAAGGGCACAGACAGACCGGACTTGACCCCTGTCGCCTGCAGGCCTGCATGGTCCGAAACCTGGAGCGCCGACTACTACCATCCCTTACCGTTTATACACAATAGAACACCGTTTGGCACTTTGAATGAGCTAGAATGTACTGTGTATCTTTTGGTTTTGAGAGAGATGTTTTTATCCACATTTATACCTTTCTGATggtttgtgtctctgtctctctgcagatagagaagaaaaagaaagagaagaaggaCAAGGAGCGGGAGAACGAGAAGGAGAAGAGTGCTCTCAGCAAAGACAAGGTGCTGAAGAAGAGACAGTCCTTACCCAGCATGAGGCACAGACCGGACCCCAGGTAACCTGCTCTCACACGGATCTACTGGATCTGCCTTTGGCACAGTACAGCACTAAACACCCTTTACACACTACTGAGCCGAACCAAGCCAAGCCCAGCTGTACTGTATtggcctggttacacatccaccatAGTTGTTGAAAACTTGCAGGAAAGGACCATGTTTAAAGAACATATACAAGCCAGCACAGCATATGTAGATTGGGTCGGCATTATAGTGTGAATAGGGTATAAGACTAAAATTAGAGCTTAGAGTGTTTACTAAGGTTAGGGATACAGTAAGAGACAAAGATAACCATGACTGTGAGTGCAGATGGTAAAACCAGCGTGTCTGTGTGTTTAAGTGAACTCAGGATAAGACTGAAAAGCATGAGGCCCCTGAGCCAAAGGATATTTATCCAGCGCGTTAATCATAGCCGGCCGCGGGACATGGCAATGGATGGGGCTCACTGACAgatggagggaaaggagagaaaaaaaaaatgagagagagagagagagagagagagagagagagagagagagagagagagagagagagagagagagagagagagagagagagagagagagagagagagagagagagagagagagagagagagagagagagagagagagagagagagagagagagagagagagagagagagagagagagagagagagagagagagagagagagagagagagagagagagagagagagagagagagagagagagaactgtttatttcacttttgtatattatctacttcacttgctttagcaatgtTAACGTGTTTCCCATGACAATGAAGCCCTTTGGAATGAATTGTGAGAGAGATGAGAATGCCAGATGCCTTAAGGAAgagaagtacacacacacaccactctggtATAATGGGACTTTCCCCTCCGAGCGGCGACTATTACACTGTCTACTGCTGAGAAAccatcccataatgctctgtcaCAGACCACACAATGTTACACGTGTTAGGTTGTGTCGTGTCTGACCCTGCTACCTGGTGAGGTCATGTTTATTGACTGCTGTCTGAGACTTGAGGCTAGGGAGGCACatatgtaacagaaacagttttAATAGTATTACTTCAGTGGAGGTATTAGTGTTAGTCTCCTTGCTTGATTGTGTATAGAGATGGACTATTTTTTAATCCCTAGGGCTGGATATGACTAAATGTGATTGTGTATAGAGATGGACTATTTTTTCATCCCTAGGGCTGGATATGACTAAATGTTCGACTAAACTTTACTTAACCGTTGTTTGCTTATTATTATTTACATATTTCTAATGATTTCTAATGATTTGTCGGACATACTGTGTGTATTCATGTTTTACATAATAGCTCtcttaccctccctccctccagtcctAGTCCCTTATCCAGACAGCGGGCTGCCTCACCCGCCACTACTCCTAGAGCAagaccttcctcctcctctcccagcccCGCTGCCTCCCCCAAACCCCCCTCTTCAGCCCGGGCTAGCCCCTCCACCCCCAAGGCCCGGCCCAAGAGGGCTAGGACCCCGGCCCGGGTGGACCACGGGCGCACCTCCTCCCCCGTTCCCCTGGAGAGGGCCAGGGAGACCCGCGGCCGTAGGTCAGCCACGCCCGAGGAGCCCAAAGGCAAGAGTGAGTATGCAGTAGCTAGTTAATACCCCCAGGTGGAGGGTTATATGTGTAAGTAAAGTGTACTCCTCTTACAGGGATCACAACTGTGCAGCATCATTTTAAAGGGCTTAATCAGCGTAACCACATTCCCTTTAAGTGGGGGGGTGTATTGTTTATGTTGTTGGAATGAGTTCAGTTGTAACACTAGACGCGTGTTGGCGAGCGTGAGACACTCCTTTTCATTTCAATGAAACACGGGCGTAGGCAGTGCGGTTCGCGACAGGCTTGCGCTGCTCAGTGTCAAATGACTCTCTGGTTCTATTTTCACGATTTCTAAGTAGCTCACTTGATAATGTGGTTCGCCCTCTGCTCGCGTTGGTCTTACGTTAAGCTTCCAGTGTAGCAGGGAAACAGCCCACTGCTTCTGCAATGCCCCAGTGTAGTTCCTGTGTTATATCACATTTTAAGCCAGTTATATTTACATTGACATTAAGCTCTGTGAATGTAAGTCCTGTCTTCAGTCTAGTTATGGTGTGGTTTGTAATTCATTGAAAAATGGTTTGAAAAATATGGACTCACTCACCCTAGATAATTTAGAATCTGGTATATTTTATATGCACTTGGCACACAAGCCGTGAGAACACTATATACCCATATAATTCGGTACCTTTTCATTTCCCCCTGACACAAGTTGGATTTTAGTGTGTCTGTTTTCTATAGGCCCTGCCACGGCTGATTCATACTTTGCTTCCTCAGTTCTTTGTGGTTTGGCTCAGTTCCAAGCAGGAAAAAGTGAATGCGTGCgcgcgtacgtgcgtgcgtgtcagTGCACTGTAGCGCCGGCCCAGCCACAGGATGATTATCGTCGTGGTTAATTAGGCACGCCGACAATGCCagcttctctgtctttctctccttcacACACAGCGAGGAACAGCAGGGGGGTGCTAATTACTGGAAAAATGCTATAATTACAAGTTTACAGAATCCAAAAATGTATGTTTCCATACTTTGCCACTGTTTGAATTAAGAACATCACAGCGTGTCTCACGTCAACCAAGAGGAATCTAGACCAGAGGTCTAGTGTACTTGTCTTAATGCAATTTCACAGTTTTATCAGTGTTTCAGCTTAAAGAAGACGATAGTGTGAACAGTGATTTGTCTTTAGAAAACTCTTATTGTATTTTcccattcctctcctcttttcctgcTCGATTCTCTCTCCAGGCTCCCCCGTTCCTTCAACCGTGGTATCCTCCGCTCCGGCCACGCCCCCTTCGCTGAGTACACCAATCAGGGCGGCCACCGCCACTCCTTCTGAGGTCCCTCCTTCCGCCCAATCAACCCCCAGTATCCCTGCATcgtccccagccccagcctcctcGTCAGCCAAGCCCATGGCGGGCACCAACAACCCAGAGGAGGCCGCCCGGATCCTGGCCGAGAAGAGGAGGCAGGCCCGAGAGCAGAGGGAGCGGGAGGAGCAGGAGAAACGCgagctggaggagagagagaagtgagaatcATATTATCctcatgtacagtacataaaccCACACTGGAGAGAGCCAGAGCAGCGTCTAGTCGGGTTGCAAAATCCCTGAAATTTCGGTTGGAGGATTCGACCATTATCCTTTCTACTGTAAAGACAACCTATGTCTTACCAGCTTGAAGGGACAAGGTGGAAGTAACCGTGGCAGCACATCACAATTTGAATAATTTCAAGTGTAACGCATCAACATATGGAGTACAATACAGTTCTCCAGCGTGTCATATGCATTGCAGAATTAGACCACTCAGCGCTGTCtatgatacagtatgtgtggTGCTCGTGTTACCCCCCGGAGGTGTGGAGTTGTTGACATTTGTGTAACAGCTTAAGTTGCCCCCCTCCGCTCAGGTTTATGAGCTAAAAAGGATTTCCCGCGTCAGCCTATTGTAGCACGTTGAGTGACCACTGGGTATTTATGTCATGACAGCTGTCAGGCTGGGCAACGGGCTCctgttgctctctgttcctct
This genomic interval carries:
- the LOC139564549 gene encoding MAP7 domain-containing protein 1-like isoform X9, with protein sequence MNKMQSKDLDTDLVGNALPEAISPYPAQDPNPTKEDTEGLTSPHKTGPAQIMETYTKKDKEKKVGTHTKLDVIPKSPATPTCPMPGSSPSPIPNKDAVKSEDRQKLAKERREEKAKYLDKLGQIQDAVKSEDRQKLAKERREEKAKYLDKLGQIQAAKKSQWLEKEEKARQLRESQLDERRRKLEEQRIKTEKRRAALEERQKQQLEKNKERYEAALQRSTKKTWAEIRQQRLSWAGGLSHNSSQRETRSLQLSPWESSIVDRLMTPTLSFLARSRSVASVLSNGKGQSPLCPRSASASPLTLCAHRPHHRCSDRWRVTSSTPDITQRRRDSTPIEKKKKEKKDKERENEKEKSALSKDKVLKKRQSLPSMRHRPDPSPSPLSRQRAASPATTPRARPSSSSPSPAASPKPPSSARASPSTPKARPKRARTPARVDHGRTSSPVPLERARETRGRRSATPEEPKGKSSPVPSTVVSSAPATPPSLSTPIRAATATPSEVPPSAQSTPSIPASSPAPASSSAKPMAGTNNPEEAARILAEKRRQAREQREREEQEKRELEEREKVLREERKLREAEESQRREEEARLMAEEQRLRDEAQRVDEEKEAQERAREEHEENERLQKQREEAEAKAKEEAEKQRLDREKHFLKEEQERLERKKRLEQIMKRTRKTDGVEKKDTKSPPPSQVNGKEAESSKASADYQPSPEINKNTENDHSGERDSSTVHVVNGVQPASHENGLPSKGDTAHFEEIIQLANQGNSSNGGREKSESDMPTEPILAFESDEPFLKKVGPMKPQHVAEVL
- the LOC139564549 gene encoding MAP7 domain-containing protein 1-like isoform X2 encodes the protein MNKMQSKDLDTDLVGNALPEAISPYPAQDPNPTKEDTEGLTSPHKTGPAQIMETYTKKDKEKKVGTHTKLDVIPKSPATPTCPMPGSSPSPIPNKDAVKSEDRQKLAKERREEKAKYLDKLGQIQDAVKSEDRQKLAKERREEKAKYLDKLGQIQAAKKSQWLEKEEKARQLRESQLDERRRKLEEQRIKTEKRRAALEERQKQQLEKNKERYEAALQRSTKKTWAEIRQQRLSWAGGLSHNSSQRESRCSVSAVNLPKHVDSVINKRLSKSSATLWNSPNRTRSLQLSPWESSIVDRLMTPTLSFLARSRSVASVLSNESPLCPRSASASPLTLCAHRPHHRCSDRWRVTSSTPDITQRRRDSTPIEKKKKEKKDKERENEKEKSALSKDKVLKKRQSLPSMRHRPDPSPSPLSRQRAASPATTPRARPSSSSPSPAASPKPPSSARASPSTPKARPKRARTPARVDHGRTSSPVPLERARETRGRRSATPEEPKGKSSPVPSTVVSSAPATPPSLSTPIRAATATPSEVPPSAQSTPSIPASSPAPASSSAKPMAGTNNPEEAARILAEKRRQAREQREREEQEKRELEEREKVLREERKLREAEESQRREEEARLMAEEQRLRDEAQRVDEEKEAQERAREEHEENERLQKQREEAEAKAKEEAEKQRLDREKHFLKEEQERLERKKRLEQIMKRTRKTDGVEKKDTKSPPPSQVNGKEAESSKASADYQPSPEINKNTENDHSGERDSSTVHVVNGVQPASHENGLPSKGDTAHFEEIIQLANQGNSSNGGREKSESDMPTEPILAFESDEPFLKKVGPMKPQHVAEVL